The uncultured Trichococcus sp. DNA segment GTCAGTTGGCTTCTCCGGAAGTCATGACCTGCCGGTATCAACTGCTCCGTCACAAAATAACTAAGCACAAGCCGTTGCAAGGAAACGTCGCACGTTTGCCATCCGACCAAATCCAACACCCACTCCGCTTCAACCTTTTTGAATAGCGAGCGGAACGCCTGCGCTACAATCGGTTGAGCGACTTTCAATACATCCTGCAGATCCTCCGAAAAATCGTCGAAATGTCTGGATGCCTGGTTATTTTCCGCCTTCAGCAGCGGAATGATGGTGTTCCGGTATCTGCTCCGCGTGAACGTCAACTCCAAATTGGTCCTGTCTTCCCGATAAGGGATTTCGGCCATTTCGCATATCCGATAGAGTTCGTCTTTCTGGAACGACAGCAACGGGCGAACGAGTTGTCCGGGACCAAAAGTTCGCGTCGCAGCAATTCCGGAGATGCCCTTCAGCGTGCTCCCCCTCACCAGACGCATCAGAATCGTCTCCAACTGATCATCCGCATGATGCGCCGTCGCCAGGTGGGTCGCAGGCCACTTCTCCATCATTTCGGCAAAAAAGCCATAGCGGAATTCCCTTGCGGCCATTTCCAGATTTGACTTCGGATGGTTTTCTTCTGCCCAATGTTCGGCAAAAAAAGTTATCCCTTGACTCCGGCAGTAGTTCTGGACCATCCGGAATTCCTCATCCGACTCTTCCCTGAGATGGTGATGAACATGCGCTACCGCGAACTGCGGTTGCCATTCCGGCGGCAACTGTTGGATCAGCCCAAGCAACGCCATGGAATCCGCTCCGCCGGATACCGCCAACAGCATGCGGCTTTCTTTATCCCAAAGACGGTGGCGTTCCACCTCTTTGCATAGACGCAGAATATATTCCTGCATAACATCCCTGCTCTCTTTGTTCGTAAAGCAAAAAAGAGGGTGTGACAATCGGTTTCCCTTTTGCCCATCCTCTATAAATTACTGTTTTTTATCCACGTCTGCCGCCACGGCCGCCGCGTTTGCCTTCCGTATTGCGCTTGATGGAAGTCAGACGGTCTTCACTGTCCTTCAAGAAGCTGCTCATCAAAGAGTCGAAGTCGTTTTTAAGACCTTTATCCTGATGGGCCGAGAAATCTTTTCTGCCTTTGGAAAAAGAGCCTTCTGGACGAGGAGTTGTACTTTTTTGATACGGTCTGCTTTCTCGTTGAGGTCTGGAAACTTCCCCTGCTGGCTTGTCTACAGCTTTACGGATGGATAAGCCAATCTTCCCATCATCTGCAATGGACATTACCTTAACGGTTACTTCATCGCCAACCTTCAAAACATCCTTTATTTCCTTTACAAAAGTATCAGAAATTTCACTTATATGAACTAATCCTGTCTTACCGCCGCCTAAATCAATGAATGCACCAAAATTTGTAATCCCTGTAACTTTTCCTGATACTTTATTCCCAACTTCAATTGACATAAAAAAAAAGTTCCTCCTTCATTTTTGCTCAACTAATTATACCACGGATTATGCAGAAAAAAATAGAATCTTTATTCTTCGCTGTATTCATAAATCCGAATCTGCCGCATTCTCTTGTTTCTCGGCCATTTTTGTCTGATTATCTTCAGGCAGACTGAAGATGATCTCGCCATCTTTGCTTAAATAATATTTACCGCGCGCCAATTTGGCTATGTATTCATCATCCTGCAACAATTTGACTTCATAGGCCAATTGCGTATTTTCGTCCTCAGCCTGCTTTTTCTCTGTTTTGGCCACAGCGATGGCATCGTCCAGATTACGGATTTCCAGCCAGTTTCCCACTGTTTTCCACAGGCAAGGCAAAATCAGGGCAGCGCCGACGAAAAAAATCAGGGACAATCTTCGCATGTGAGCTTTCTTTTCCCGCTGAAATATACGTTTTTGACTATGCTGCGCCTTCGTAAAATCATTCTGCATCACGGTTACGTTGTCAGCTGGCTGTTTCTTCGTCTTTGCCTTCACCCTGATCGCCTCCTTGAAAACTTCCACAACCACATTATTTCTAAATAGTTTTGCTCATGTAAAAGTATAGAAGAAACAACGCGGATTGTCTATGCCATTTCGAAGCATCAGAAGCGATTTTCTTCCGTTCTGGGTGCAACAGTTTCACTGATGAGGGTATACATTTCCTGCGCCTCATCTTTTTTGGTCGTTTCCACGATTTTGTCAATGCGAACGACGACGGTTTTATTGCCGAATTGCAGTGTCATTTCATCGCCCACCTTGACCGTTGAACTCGATTTCGCTTGCTTGCCGTTGATCAGGATGCGTCCCTTATCCGCCACTTCTTTGGCGACTGATCTGCGTTTGATCAAGCGGGATACTTTCAAAAATTTATCTAGTCTCATCGGAATTCCCCTTTTCTTTTGCTTTTATCGCTTGCCACATCTTATCGATTTCTTCGATCGTATCAGCCTTCGCCCCGTCGAAAACATGCGGATGGCGTCTGCGTAATTTTTTGTTCAGTGTTTCCAGGATGTCCTCCATCGCGAAAAAGCCTTCCCGCTCGCCAAATGAGGCGTGATAGAAAACTTGGAGCAGAATGTCGCCCAACTCTTCGATCAGATTATCGATATCATCGTTCTGGATCGCTTCGGCCACTTCTTCGCATTCTTCCTTCAGATACGGCAACAGGCTTTCGTGCGTCTGTGATTGCACCCAAACATCTTTCTCTACGATGGCATCCATGTAGGCTTGGGTCAATTCAAAGCTTTTGGTGCGCTCATCTGCCTCAAGCGGCGGAACATACAAAGAAAGCAGGTTATGTACGCCCTCAAGCCTATCCATCTCGTACAACGGGCACCAAGTCACTTTCTGCATCTTGGTTCCCGCAGCATCAACCAAGGCCACTTGATGCTCGTCCGGATATTTCTCCATCAGCTTCAATTTCACATCGCTGGCCACAAACTCATTGAAGACTTGCATAATGATCAGGTGGTTGCCTAAGCTCAGTTGGTCCTGATGAAAGGTCAACCCATCCAACAATTGGAAGCCTTCAATCGGATCAATGGCCACCGCCTGAAAGAAATCGTCGATGAAACTCTTCCCCCCGACGATTTCCACTTCAATCCCGGCCTCGTTCTGCAGCAAATACTTGACGGAATCCTCCGCAACCAACGGATGCCCAGGCACTGCATAAATCAGATCCTGAGTCTTCGCTTTTCCCAATAAATAGTCTGCAATCTGATGGTAAACATCATCAAAATTATCCTTCGACTCGTATACAGCATCAAAACTTTCAAACTGCACGCCTGCAGCCTTGAGATTTTCAACGACTGGATGTTCTTTGGTCCGCAGATGGACGAACTCAGCTGCCAACAACCGACTGTACACGCCATACGGCAGTTGTTCCAAGTCACCGGCTCCAAGGCCCATTATTTGAATTTTACCCATACATTTCTCCTTCTGTCACTTTTTCCTATTTTAAGTCGCTCGTTTTATCCGGTAATTTGCGCAGCAGTTTTTTCCCGAACGGAATACTTACCCACTCCCGTAATGTAAAGAGCTTCACTTTTAGAATATACCATAAGAATACGCCCACACCAGCACAAACCGTCACTGCAGCTATCGCGGAATCCGCCAGCCGGCCTCCATCCGTGAAGAGATACCTTTCCAGGCCGACCCGGAGCACCCCTGCCGCAACAAAAAGCACCGCGCAGCCGGCCATAAGCTTCAAGAGGAAGCGATCCGTAAACCAGACTTCCCGCAAGGCGCGTTCGCTGTTCAGCCAAAGCGCCAACAGCATGGCGCCCAGACCGGCTATCAAAGCGATGCTTGCTCCCATCGTCCCCAACGGTTCCACCAACAGCAGATTTCCGAAGAACTTGACCGCAAGACCAGCCACCAGGGCAACCAAGGAAATCTTGTACTGCCCCAGACTCTGAAGAATCGAATGATAGGCGGTCATGACCGAGGCCGCAAAGATGGCCAAAATGTATACGGACAAAACGGCGACGCCTTCACGGTCTCCGAAAAGCATGTTGTTGACGTTCGGCAAAATGGCCAGCAAGCCCGTCACCGCAGCTGCCGAAAAGACACTTGTCATCCGCAGCAACGATACGGCGGATCGGGTGAATTCGCCTTGGCGATCTTGAGCATGCGCTCGGCTCATCATCGGAATGAAACTGGCCGAAAATCCGGTCCCCACCACCATACCTAACTGCACAAGCGGTTGGCCCCGGTCGTAGATCCCTTTGATATTTTTGGCCAAGTCGTTGGCTGTGCCACCATCCAGCAAGCCATTGTAGAGCGTGAACGAATCAATGAGCTGGAACAGGACCAGAATAGCGCTGAGCAGGCAAATCGTCGCCCCTTCAGTCGCATAACGCTGGATCAGGCGTCCCCATTGGGCAGCGGGCGCCTGCTTTATTGCCTGCCCCGCATCACGCAGTGGCGGACAAAAATTTTGCCTCTCCTTGTAATAGGCAGCCAAAAGCAGCCCGCTGGCCAGAACCGCCCCTACAGTCGCGCCGCTCATGGCATTTGCACCCATCGCATAAAGGTCGCCTTTTGTTTTCGTGTACAGATAAGCCGCAAAAAGGATCGCTCCGACACGCACCAATTGCTCCGCCACCTGCGATATCGCTGTCGGCTCCATGCGATAGTTGCCTTGGAAATATCCCCGCAACGTCGCAAGTATCGGCATCCATAGAAACATCCAGGATACCGACTGCAAAATAGGTTTCAAGTCCGGGTCCCCCATCAGCTGCGCAAGCTGACTCGAAAAACCGTAGATGCCCAGGAACAGGCTGAAGCCGAAGGCGCCAAGTATAATCAGGCTGCGCTTCATCATCATTTTGCGGGTCCAGCTGTCCGGCGTTTCCGCAATCATTTTTGAAAGAAATACCGGAAAGCCCGATAAAGCGAACGTCATGCCGATGCCATAGATGGGATAAACTTGCTGATAGACGTAAAAGCCTGTGTTCCCCACCATATTCTGGAATGGCACACGATACACCGCGCTGAGTATCTTGCTGATGAAAGCGGCCAAAGACAACAATAAGGCGCCTTTCATCATCTGCTTCAAGCGATTATTTTCCATCGCTTTCTCCTAGCGTTTCGGCTGTTTCGGCTACGCATGCTTTGACGAATGCATTGAGATGGTTCAGCCATTGGCGGTTCGGCAGTTTCCCGATGATCAGGCTGACAACCAATTTGGCATTATTCAAATTGACCTGCGCCTTCAACGGAATTTTGCTGAGCGCTTCGAACACTGCCGGGCCTTGCAAGCGGACGGTCGCTTCCTGCGAAAAGGTGATGACGATCGTCTCGCCTTGCCGTTTGATCGTTTCGATCTGGCTTTTCTCGGCATAATTTTTGATCAGGCCGACCTCCAACAGATCGGAAACCTCTTGCGGGTAATCGCCGAAACGGTCGATCAAGTCCGCATCGATTTCATCGTAATCAGCCACACTGTCGATGCGTTGGATCCGTTTGTAGAAGTCGATTTTTTGGCGCTCATCCTCTATATAATCAGCAGGTATGTAGGCGTCTATGCTCAAATCGATTTCGACGACGGAACGCTTCGCTTGCGCTTTCAGTCCACGTTTGGCTGCAACTGCCTCTCCCAGCATCTCGGAGTACAGATCAAATCCGACCGAGTCGATGAAGCCGTGTTGCTGCGCACCCAAAAGATTACCCGCCCCTCGGATTGACAAGTCACGCATGGCAATTTTGAAGCCCGCGCCCAGTTCCGTGAATTCCTTGATGGACTGCAGTCTTTTCTCGCTGACTTCGGTCAGCATTTTATTCGGTTGGTACATCAGATAGGCATAGGCAATCCGATTCGTCCTGCCGACACGTCCGCGCAGTTGGTACAGCTGCGACAAACCCATCCGATCGGCATTTTCGATGAAGAGCGTGTTGACGTTCGGGATGTCCACACCCGTTTCTATGATGGTTGTGGTGACCAGCACATCGTAGCGGCCCTCGATAAAATCCATGATGACATTCTCGAGCTGGACTTCCGTCATCTGTCCGTGCGCCACTGCGACGCGGACATCGGGGACGAGCTCGCGTATCTCTTCGGCTTTCTTCTCGATGGTTTCCACCCGATTGTAGAGATAGAAGGCTTGACCTCCGCGGGCCATTTCCCTTTCGATTGCATCCCGGACGGCTCCGTTATTCTGTTCCATGACATACGTCTGAACCGGATAGCGGTTTGCCGGCGGTGTTTCGATGACAGAGAGATCCCTGACACCCAGCATCGACATGTGCAAGGTACGCGGAATCGGGGTTGCCGTCAGCGTCAAGACGTCCACGGAGGCTTTCAGTTGTTTTAAGCGCTCCTTGTGCTTCACACCGAAACGCTGCTCTTCGTCGACCACCAATAATCCCAAATCAGCGAAAACGACGTCCTTCGATAGGATCCTGTGCGTGCCGATGACGATATCGACCGTGCCTTTCCGGATGCCGGCCAATGTTTCCTCCTGCTGTTTCTTCGTGCGGAAGCGGCTCAACAAACCGATCTCAAACGGGTACTCTTCAAACCGTTGCGTCAACGATTCATAGTGCTGTTGCGCCAAGATGGTCGTAGGGACAAGGAAAGCGGCTTGCTTTCCTTCCTGCACCGCCTTGAAGATGGCACGCATCGCCACTTCCGTCTTGCCGTATCCGACATCGCCGACCAGCAAACGATCCATCGGTTTGACGTTCTCCATGTCCGCCTTGATTTCAGCAACACTACGCAGTTGATCGTCGGTTTCGGTGTAAGGGAAGGCATTTTCGAATTCGAGTTGCTCCGGCGTATCCGGTTGATAGGCGTAGCCTTTTTCTGATTCCCGATTGGCGTACAGTTCGATCAGTTCATCGGCAATATCTTCGATTTTTGAGGCGACTTTCTTTTTCGTTTTCGCCCATTCCGTTCCGCCCAATTTGTGCATTTTAGGCGTTTTGGCATCGGAGGACACATATTTTTGAATCAAATGGATCTGCGTCACAGGAATGAATAACTTGGCTCCTTCCTGGTAAGCGATCGACATGTAGTCTTGGTGGACGCCTCCGACCTCGATGGTTTCCATGCCGGTGTAGAGGCCTATCCCGTGATTTACGTGCACGACGTAATCACCAGGATTCAGTTCCGTGTAACTCTTCAACCTCTCCGCATTCGTCATTTTCTGGCGGCGCGGCTGCTTCTTCGTAACTTTGTTGAAAAGCTCCTTTTCGGTGATGAACACCACTTTTTCCTGCGGCAATTCAAACCCGTTTGCCATTCCGCCGACCAGGATATTCACCTTGTTCTCAATAATGGGGGCGTTCCCTTTGATGTAGCTATGGATGCCGAAGTCCGCGAATATCCGCTGCACCTTTTCGGCACGTTCCGCAGAAGGGACCATGACGAAAACCGTCATATGCTGCTTGAGCCAACGCTCCATTTCCAATTTGACTTGCGGCATCTGACTGAAGAAGTTGTTCAGCGTGCGGTATTGGAAAGGATAGACTCCGTGGAAACGCATATTTCCGAATCCTCTGTGGAACAGCGCATAATAGATGCGATGCTGTTTGGATTTTTTGATCACCTCGCGGATGTCGGCGCTGAAATCCTGCGAAGGCAGACAGACGCCTTCCGATACCTTAGCCATCTTCCATTCCGATGATTCGCTTTCGATTGTCCTTTCCACCTCAAGTATCCGGCCGTAATCATCCACAATCAGCAGCGCCTCCTCGGCGATATAGTCCAAAACCGTAGGCTGTTCCGGATAGACCAAACTTGTGTAGAGTTGCGGATCCTTGGAAAGTTCACCGCGTTTCATGTTATCTGTCAGCTCGGAGAAAACACGTGCCATGCTTTCTTTGACCTCTTGATTCTTGATGCCTTTGATGGCCTTCTCAGCTTTTTTCTCCACCGCGCTTGCCTGCTTCATGATCTCCTCTTTCGTGAAGATCGTGTCATGCGCCGGCAAGATCCGGACAGCTTCGATGGCGTTGCTGGATTTTTGGGTGTAGGCATCGAAATAGCGCAATGTGTCGATTTCGGTATCGAACAGTTCCATTCGCAAGGGGTTCTCCTCGTTCAGGGCATAGATGTCGATGATGCCCCCGCGAATGCTGAACTCGCCTGGGCTGGCAACCATCCGTTCGCGGGTATAGCCCATTGCGACCAATTTCTCAGGCAGACTGTCCAGATCCAACTCCATGCCAACGGAGAAATCAAGGCAATGCGTTTCCCAGATTGAGGCTGGGGAGAGGATTTTTTTGAATCCGGCAGCCGGGATCACGACAATCCCTTTTTTCCCGTTCTTCAAAAAATCCAACGTTTCGACCCGTTGACTGCGGTATTCCGGTGATGAAAAAGCCAGTTCGGCCGCGACCGATTCCTCCACAGGGAAAATATGGAGAGGAACATCCGGAGCCAATTGACTGATGTCTTCATATACTTGGGTCGCCTGGAGCAGATTGGGTGTCAATACGATAATCGGCTTCTGCAATTCTTCGAATAGGATGTTCGTCAGCAGATTGCGGCCTGAACCGGATAGCCCTGAAACCAACTGCGGCAGTTCTGCATTGATTTCAGACAATAATGTCTGTATATTTTTCGTGCTCTTCAAATATTTATCTATATCTTTCATGAATATTCTCCTCGTTCCTGGTATATCCTGCAGAAAAAAGGTTATCGCTTTCATCTTGATTCACCTATTCAGGTTGCAGGTTGCGGCAGACACAAAAGAGGTCCAGCTGAAGCTGAACCTAGCCTTTTTTATTGAATTGATTCATTGTCTCCAAAAAATTGTTCCCTTTGATGAAGTGGTCGATCGCCTCGACGCTTTCTCGCACGGAATGCAACATTTCGGCATGTTCGTCCTTTGGAAAAGGACTCAGCACGTGCTGAATGACCGTCATATTGTTTTGGGGTCTTCCGACACCGATGCGGATCCGGTTGAAATCCTGGGTCCCCAAGTGCTGAATCAAACTTTTGATGCCATTATGCCCGCCAGCGCCGCCTTTTTGACGAAGCCGAATTTTGCCGACCGGCATATCCATATCATCGTATACGACAACCAGATTCTCGATCGGGATGTTGTAGT contains these protein-coding regions:
- the tilS gene encoding tRNA lysidine(34) synthetase TilS, which translates into the protein MQEYILRLCKEVERHRLWDKESRMLLAVSGGADSMALLGLIQQLPPEWQPQFAVAHVHHHLREESDEEFRMVQNYCRSQGITFFAEHWAEENHPKSNLEMAAREFRYGFFAEMMEKWPATHLATAHHADDQLETILMRLVRGSTLKGISGIAATRTFGPGQLVRPLLSFQKDELYRICEMAEIPYREDRTNLELTFTRSRYRNTIIPLLKAENNQASRHFDDFSEDLQDVLKVAQPIVAQAFRSLFKKVEAEWVLDLVGWQTCDVSLQRLVLSYFVTEQLIPAGHDFRRSQLTAIMDLIENQSPQKQISLVGGWQARKRYDKLVFLSPASVKTDFSDFSEELELNKWVTLPSHGRIGLFHSDNAFSKGLPMDAQVVGIKEDSARLPFTVRSRRTGDKIVMNKDRPFTKKVSRLFVDKKIPDEERRKACIVTDGEGRILWVPGYAQSVWLSENDNEQTRYRLIYIK
- a CDS encoding S1 domain-containing RNA-binding protein, translating into MSIEVGNKVSGKVTGITNFGAFIDLGGGKTGLVHISEISDTFVKEIKDVLKVGDEVTVKVMSIADDGKIGLSIRKAVDKPAGEVSRPQRESRPYQKSTTPRPEGSFSKGRKDFSAHQDKGLKNDFDSLMSSFLKDSEDRLTSIKRNTEGKRGGRGGRRG
- a CDS encoding septum formation initiator family protein produces the protein MKAKTKKQPADNVTVMQNDFTKAQHSQKRIFQREKKAHMRRLSLIFFVGAALILPCLWKTVGNWLEIRNLDDAIAVAKTEKKQAEDENTQLAYEVKLLQDDEYIAKLARGKYYLSKDGEIIFSLPEDNQTKMAEKQENAADSDL
- a CDS encoding RNA-binding S4 domain-containing protein; amino-acid sequence: MRLDKFLKVSRLIKRRSVAKEVADKGRILINGKQAKSSSTVKVGDEMTLQFGNKTVVVRIDKIVETTKKDEAQEMYTLISETVAPRTEENRF
- a CDS encoding MazG nucleotide pyrophosphohydrolase domain-containing protein is translated as MGKIQIMGLGAGDLEQLPYGVYSRLLAAEFVHLRTKEHPVVENLKAAGVQFESFDAVYESKDNFDDVYHQIADYLLGKAKTQDLIYAVPGHPLVAEDSVKYLLQNEAGIEVEIVGGKSFIDDFFQAVAIDPIEGFQLLDGLTFHQDQLSLGNHLIIMQVFNEFVASDVKLKLMEKYPDEHQVALVDAAGTKMQKVTWCPLYEMDRLEGVHNLLSLYVPPLEADERTKSFELTQAYMDAIVEKDVWVQSQTHESLLPYLKEECEEVAEAIQNDDIDNLIEELGDILLQVFYHASFGEREGFFAMEDILETLNKKLRRRHPHVFDGAKADTIEEIDKMWQAIKAKEKGNSDETR
- a CDS encoding polysaccharide biosynthesis protein translates to MENNRLKQMMKGALLLSLAAFISKILSAVYRVPFQNMVGNTGFYVYQQVYPIYGIGMTFALSGFPVFLSKMIAETPDSWTRKMMMKRSLIILGAFGFSLFLGIYGFSSQLAQLMGDPDLKPILQSVSWMFLWMPILATLRGYFQGNYRMEPTAISQVAEQLVRVGAILFAAYLYTKTKGDLYAMGANAMSGATVGAVLASGLLLAAYYKERQNFCPPLRDAGQAIKQAPAAQWGRLIQRYATEGATICLLSAILVLFQLIDSFTLYNGLLDGGTANDLAKNIKGIYDRGQPLVQLGMVVGTGFSASFIPMMSRAHAQDRQGEFTRSAVSLLRMTSVFSAAAVTGLLAILPNVNNMLFGDREGVAVLSVYILAIFAASVMTAYHSILQSLGQYKISLVALVAGLAVKFFGNLLLVEPLGTMGASIALIAGLGAMLLALWLNSERALREVWFTDRFLLKLMAGCAVLFVAAGVLRVGLERYLFTDGGRLADSAIAAVTVCAGVGVFLWYILKVKLFTLREWVSIPFGKKLLRKLPDKTSDLK
- the mfd gene encoding transcription-repair coupling factor, producing the protein MKDIDKYLKSTKNIQTLLSEINAELPQLVSGLSGSGRNLLTNILFEELQKPIIVLTPNLLQATQVYEDISQLAPDVPLHIFPVEESVAAELAFSSPEYRSQRVETLDFLKNGKKGIVVIPAAGFKKILSPASIWETHCLDFSVGMELDLDSLPEKLVAMGYTRERMVASPGEFSIRGGIIDIYALNEENPLRMELFDTEIDTLRYFDAYTQKSSNAIEAVRILPAHDTIFTKEEIMKQASAVEKKAEKAIKGIKNQEVKESMARVFSELTDNMKRGELSKDPQLYTSLVYPEQPTVLDYIAEEALLIVDDYGRILEVERTIESESSEWKMAKVSEGVCLPSQDFSADIREVIKKSKQHRIYYALFHRGFGNMRFHGVYPFQYRTLNNFFSQMPQVKLEMERWLKQHMTVFVMVPSAERAEKVQRIFADFGIHSYIKGNAPIIENKVNILVGGMANGFELPQEKVVFITEKELFNKVTKKQPRRQKMTNAERLKSYTELNPGDYVVHVNHGIGLYTGMETIEVGGVHQDYMSIAYQEGAKLFIPVTQIHLIQKYVSSDAKTPKMHKLGGTEWAKTKKKVASKIEDIADELIELYANRESEKGYAYQPDTPEQLEFENAFPYTETDDQLRSVAEIKADMENVKPMDRLLVGDVGYGKTEVAMRAIFKAVQEGKQAAFLVPTTILAQQHYESLTQRFEEYPFEIGLLSRFRTKKQQEETLAGIRKGTVDIVIGTHRILSKDVVFADLGLLVVDEEQRFGVKHKERLKQLKASVDVLTLTATPIPRTLHMSMLGVRDLSVIETPPANRYPVQTYVMEQNNGAVRDAIEREMARGGQAFYLYNRVETIEKKAEEIRELVPDVRVAVAHGQMTEVQLENVIMDFIEGRYDVLVTTTIIETGVDIPNVNTLFIENADRMGLSQLYQLRGRVGRTNRIAYAYLMYQPNKMLTEVSEKRLQSIKEFTELGAGFKIAMRDLSIRGAGNLLGAQQHGFIDSVGFDLYSEMLGEAVAAKRGLKAQAKRSVVEIDLSIDAYIPADYIEDERQKIDFYKRIQRIDSVADYDEIDADLIDRFGDYPQEVSDLLEVGLIKNYAEKSQIETIKRQGETIVITFSQEATVRLQGPAVFEALSKIPLKAQVNLNNAKLVVSLIIGKLPNRQWLNHLNAFVKACVAETAETLGESDGK
- the pth gene encoding aminoacyl-tRNA hydrolase yields the protein MKMIVGLGNPGPKYTDTKHNVGFIALDEWAFQKKEKYNKNKFEALYIETTINGEKVLFVKPLTFMNDSGRAVRPLMDYYNIPIENLVVVYDDMDMPVGKIRLRQKGGAGGHNGIKSLIQHLGTQDFNRIRIGVGRPQNNMTVIQHVLSPFPKDEHAEMLHSVRESVEAIDHFIKGNNFLETMNQFNKKG